Proteins found in one Bordetella genomosp. 11 genomic segment:
- a CDS encoding ABC transporter ATP-binding protein, which yields MSAVRLENVSKTYAARQPAWKKWLGRPSTPGFQALRDVSLDIQPGEFFGLLGPNGAGKTTLISILAGLAIPTSGRASVCGHDVQADFRQARRALGVVPQELVYDPFFTVRETLRIQSGYFGLRKNDDWIDEILFNLGLSDKADANMRALSGGMKRRVLVAQALVHRPPVIVLDEPTAGVDVDLRRTLWEFISRLNKAGHTIMLTTHYLEEAEALCGRIAMLKAGRIVALDTTPALLARVGGVDLEDAFVRIMHHEDDTQLTEVVS from the coding sequence ATGTCCGCCGTCCGTCTCGAGAACGTCTCCAAAACCTACGCCGCTCGCCAGCCCGCCTGGAAGAAGTGGCTGGGCCGCCCCTCCACGCCGGGGTTCCAGGCGCTCCGCGACGTCAGCCTGGACATCCAGCCTGGCGAATTCTTCGGCCTGCTGGGCCCCAACGGGGCAGGCAAGACCACCCTGATTTCCATATTGGCCGGGCTGGCCATTCCCACCTCGGGCCGCGCCAGCGTGTGCGGCCACGACGTGCAGGCCGACTTCCGCCAGGCGCGCCGCGCGCTGGGTGTGGTGCCGCAGGAACTCGTCTACGACCCCTTTTTTACGGTGCGCGAGACGCTGCGCATCCAGTCCGGCTATTTCGGGCTGCGCAAGAACGACGACTGGATCGACGAGATCCTGTTCAACCTCGGCCTATCCGACAAGGCCGACGCCAACATGCGCGCGCTGTCCGGCGGCATGAAGCGCCGCGTGCTGGTGGCGCAGGCGCTGGTGCACCGGCCGCCCGTCATCGTGCTGGACGAGCCCACCGCCGGCGTGGACGTGGACCTGCGCCGTACCCTGTGGGAATTCATCTCGCGGCTGAACAAGGCCGGCCACACCATCATGCTGACCACGCACTACCTCGAAGAGGCCGAAGCGCTGTGCGGCCGCATCGCCATGCTCAAGGCCGGCCGCATCGTCGCGCTGGACACCACGCCGGCGCTGCTGGCGCGCGTGGGGGGCGTGGACCTGGAAGACGCGTTCGTGCGCATCATGCATCACGAAGACGACACGCAATTGACGGAGGTGGTCTCGTGA
- a CDS encoding ABC transporter permease encodes MLDAQVAPGSGFPTLLRKELMRFWKVSFQTIAAPVITALLYLLVFAQVLQDRVHVYGTVPYTSFLIPGLMMMSMLQNAFANPSSSLIQSRITGNLVFILLPPLSHRDIYFAYVIAAIARGLAVGLCVWIVALFFIPLTPVHPLWVLAFAVLACGIMGSLGIIAGLFSEKFDQLAAFQNFLIMPATFLSGVFYSIHTLPPFWQGVSHWNPIFYTIDGFRYGFFSVSDVSPWRSLAVVTCVFLALGTYAARLLASGYKLRN; translated from the coding sequence ATGCTGGATGCCCAGGTCGCGCCGGGCTCCGGTTTTCCCACGCTGCTGCGCAAGGAGCTCATGCGCTTCTGGAAGGTCAGCTTCCAGACCATCGCGGCCCCCGTCATCACGGCCTTGCTCTATCTGCTGGTGTTCGCGCAGGTTCTGCAGGATCGCGTCCACGTCTACGGCACCGTGCCTTACACATCATTCCTGATCCCTGGCCTGATGATGATGAGCATGCTGCAGAACGCCTTCGCCAACCCATCGTCCTCGCTGATCCAGAGCCGCATCACGGGCAACCTGGTGTTCATCCTGCTGCCGCCGCTGTCGCATCGGGACATCTACTTCGCCTACGTGATCGCGGCCATCGCGCGCGGGCTGGCGGTGGGCCTGTGCGTGTGGATCGTGGCGCTGTTCTTCATCCCGCTGACGCCGGTGCATCCCCTGTGGGTGCTGGCGTTCGCCGTCCTGGCGTGCGGCATCATGGGCAGCCTGGGCATCATTGCCGGACTGTTCTCCGAGAAATTCGACCAGCTCGCGGCGTTCCAGAATTTCCTGATCATGCCGGCGACCTTCCTGTCCGGCGTGTTTTATTCCATCCATACCCTGCCACCCTTCTGGCAGGGCGTATCGCACTGGAATCCCATCTTCTATACCATCGACGGCTTCCGCTACGGCTTCTTTTCGGTGTCCGATGTGTCGCCCTGGCGCAGCCTGGCCGTGGTCACCTGTGTCTTCCTGGCGCTGGGCACATACGCCGCGCGCCTGCTGGCCAGCGGCTACAAGCTTAGGAATTAA
- the murA gene encoding UDP-N-acetylglucosamine 1-carboxyvinyltransferase, with product MDKLRITGGGPLHGEITVSGAKNSALPILCAGLLTADTLALENVPELNDIATMLRLLGHVGTHAERQPHGGVTIRADQVDKLEAPYELVKTMRASILVLGPLLARFGEARVSLPGGCSIGQRPVDQHIKGLAALGADIKLEHGFVVARAKRLKGASIRTDMVTVTGTENLMMAATLAQGRTVLENAAREPEIVDLAELLIKMGAQIQGHGTDRIVIDGVDRLHGATHRVIPDRIEAGTFLCAVAATGGEITLRAADASHMGATLDKLAEAGLSLEYGADWIRASMRGRPRAVSARTHEYPGFATDMQAQFMALDTVAEGTGVIVENIFENRYMHVQELIRMGADIDIDGHTAVVRGVPRLSGATVMATDLRASASLVIGGLVADGETVIDRIYHLDRGYQQMEYKLRELGARIERVSGRE from the coding sequence ATGGACAAGCTGCGCATCACCGGCGGCGGCCCGCTGCACGGCGAAATCACCGTATCCGGCGCCAAGAACTCAGCGCTGCCCATCCTGTGCGCCGGCCTGCTGACGGCGGACACGCTGGCGCTGGAAAACGTTCCGGAGCTCAACGACATCGCCACCATGCTGCGCCTGCTGGGCCACGTGGGCACGCATGCCGAACGCCAGCCCCACGGCGGCGTGACGATCCGCGCCGATCAGGTCGACAAACTGGAAGCGCCCTACGAGCTGGTCAAGACCATGCGCGCCTCCATCCTTGTCCTGGGGCCGCTGCTGGCGCGTTTCGGCGAAGCGCGCGTCAGCCTGCCCGGCGGCTGCTCCATCGGCCAGCGCCCGGTCGACCAGCACATCAAGGGCCTGGCCGCGCTGGGGGCCGACATCAAGCTGGAACACGGGTTCGTGGTCGCGCGGGCCAAGCGGCTGAAAGGAGCCTCCATCCGCACCGACATGGTCACCGTCACCGGCACGGAAAACCTGATGATGGCGGCCACGCTGGCACAGGGCCGCACGGTGCTCGAAAACGCCGCGCGCGAGCCCGAAATCGTCGATCTGGCCGAATTGCTCATCAAAATGGGCGCGCAGATCCAGGGCCATGGCACCGACCGCATCGTCATCGACGGCGTGGATCGGCTGCACGGCGCCACGCACCGCGTCATTCCCGACCGCATCGAAGCCGGCACCTTCCTGTGCGCGGTCGCCGCCACCGGCGGGGAAATCACCTTGCGCGCCGCCGATGCGTCGCACATGGGCGCGACCCTCGACAAGCTGGCCGAGGCCGGGTTGTCGCTGGAATACGGCGCGGACTGGATACGCGCATCGATGCGCGGGCGCCCCCGGGCGGTCAGCGCGCGCACCCACGAATATCCCGGCTTCGCCACCGACATGCAGGCCCAGTTCATGGCGCTGGACACGGTCGCCGAAGGCACCGGCGTGATCGTCGAGAACATCTTCGAAAACCGCTACATGCACGTGCAGGAACTGATCCGCATGGGCGCCGACATCGATATCGATGGCCACACCGCGGTGGTGCGGGGCGTGCCGCGCCTGTCGGGCGCCACCGTCATGGCGACGGACCTGCGCGCCTCCGCCAGCCTGGTCATCGGCGGCCTGGTCGCCGATGGCGAAACCGTTATCGACCGCATCTACCACCTGGACCGCGGCTACCAGCAGATGGAATACAAGCTGCGCGAGCTGGGCGCGCGCATCGAGCGCGTCTCCGGACGCGAGTGA
- the mlaD gene encoding outer membrane lipid asymmetry maintenance protein MlaD, translated as MSRQKTDFWVGLFVLLGAAALVFLALRAGNLSAFSFAPTYDLTAQFDNIGGLKERAAVKSAGVVVGRVSRIRFDDKSFQAVVTLSMDADFKFPKDSSAAILTAGLLGEQYIGLTAGGDDANFANGDKIRYTQSAVVLENLISQFLYGTAEKQGSAPAANAPAAQPQPH; from the coding sequence ATGTCACGTCAAAAAACCGATTTCTGGGTAGGCTTGTTCGTGTTGCTCGGTGCCGCGGCCCTGGTATTCCTGGCCTTGCGCGCCGGCAACCTGAGCGCCTTCTCCTTCGCTCCCACGTATGACCTGACCGCGCAGTTCGACAACATCGGCGGCCTGAAGGAACGCGCCGCGGTCAAGAGCGCCGGCGTGGTCGTCGGCCGCGTCAGCCGCATCCGCTTCGACGATAAAAGCTTCCAGGCCGTGGTCACGCTCAGCATGGACGCGGATTTCAAATTCCCGAAGGACTCCTCGGCCGCCATCCTGACGGCCGGGCTGCTGGGCGAGCAATACATCGGCCTGACCGCGGGCGGCGATGATGCGAACTTTGCGAATGGCGACAAAATCCGGTATACCCAAAGCGCGGTCGTTCTGGAAAACCTGATCAGCCAATTCCTTTACGGCACGGCGGAAAAACAGGGGTCGGCTCCGGCCGCCAATGCCCCCGCGGCGCAACCTCAACCTCATTGA
- a CDS encoding MlaA family lipoprotein — protein MNKNTLTRIFALAAAGAGLAGCATVQNPDPRDPWEGFNRGVYTFNDKVDRAVLKPIAVGYTKITPQPVQSCIHNMFNNVADIWAAANSMLQGRGLDAINTFGRFLFNTTMGVGGCFDVATANGANRIPNDFGTTLGVWGVGQGPYVVLPFWGSSTIRDTAGLAGDFVGNQWTSVGAIDNVPLRNSLYGLWVVDRRASLLDATDTVDRVALDPYSFVRDAYLQRRAAMVLGRKAGDASNLPNYDDESDDAANGSATKPAGTDSGATPAPAAPGIGGAGAGSTTPAPKRQ, from the coding sequence ATGAACAAGAACACACTGACTCGCATTTTCGCCCTGGCGGCGGCGGGCGCCGGCCTGGCCGGCTGCGCCACCGTACAGAACCCCGACCCGCGCGACCCATGGGAAGGGTTCAACCGGGGCGTGTACACCTTCAATGACAAGGTGGATCGAGCCGTGCTCAAGCCCATCGCCGTGGGCTACACCAAGATCACCCCGCAGCCGGTGCAAAGCTGCATACACAATATGTTCAACAACGTCGCGGACATCTGGGCCGCGGCCAACAGCATGCTGCAAGGCCGCGGCCTGGACGCCATCAATACCTTCGGCCGCTTCCTGTTCAATACCACCATGGGCGTGGGCGGCTGCTTCGACGTGGCCACCGCCAATGGCGCGAACCGCATTCCGAACGATTTCGGCACCACGCTGGGTGTGTGGGGCGTAGGCCAGGGTCCGTATGTCGTGCTGCCTTTCTGGGGCTCCAGCACCATCCGGGACACCGCGGGCCTGGCGGGTGACTTTGTCGGCAACCAGTGGACCAGCGTCGGCGCCATCGACAACGTGCCCCTGCGCAACTCCCTGTATGGCCTGTGGGTGGTCGACCGCCGCGCCAGCCTGCTGGACGCCACGGACACCGTGGACCGCGTGGCCCTGGACCCGTACAGCTTCGTGCGCGATGCCTACCTGCAACGGCGCGCGGCAATGGTACTGGGCCGCAAGGCGGGCGACGCCAGCAACCTGCCGAACTATGACGACGAAAGCGACGATGCCGCCAACGGCAGCGCCACGAAACCCGCCGGCACGGACAGCGGCGCCACGCCGGCGCCCGCCGCCCCGGGCATAGGCGGTGCGGGCGCGGGCAGCACGACGCCCGCACCCAAGCGCCAGTAA
- a CDS encoding ABC transporter ATP-binding protein, translating to MPTDPDARTVQALQFTDVSLGYGDFTVLQGISMTVAPGQVVAVMGGSGSGKTTMLRAATGQLQARAGKVEVFGHDMSQVTPAELEGLRKRMGVLFQQGALFTDLDVFENVAFPLREHTRYGEAEILQRVLDKLHAVGLRAAAHLKVSEISGGMARRVALARAIVLEPELILYDEPFAGLDPISMGITARLIRDLSDRLKCASVLITHDVHESFAIADQVYLVGQGRLAASGRPDALSASDDPYVRQFLRGEPDGPVAFHYPDTPAFDRWLARQEGRRP from the coding sequence ATGCCGACTGATCCAGACGCCCGTACCGTACAAGCGCTGCAGTTCACCGACGTTTCCCTGGGATATGGGGATTTCACGGTATTGCAGGGGATTTCCATGACAGTCGCGCCCGGCCAGGTGGTCGCGGTCATGGGTGGCTCGGGGTCCGGCAAGACCACCATGCTGCGCGCCGCCACCGGCCAGTTGCAGGCGCGCGCGGGCAAGGTCGAGGTGTTCGGCCACGATATGAGCCAAGTCACACCGGCCGAACTGGAAGGCCTGCGCAAGCGCATGGGCGTGCTCTTCCAGCAAGGCGCGCTGTTCACCGACCTGGACGTCTTCGAAAACGTCGCCTTCCCGCTGCGCGAGCACACCCGCTACGGCGAAGCCGAGATCCTGCAACGCGTCCTGGACAAACTCCATGCCGTCGGCCTGCGCGCGGCCGCGCACCTGAAGGTATCCGAGATCTCCGGCGGCATGGCGCGGCGCGTGGCGCTGGCCCGCGCGATCGTCCTGGAGCCGGAACTGATACTCTACGACGAACCCTTCGCCGGACTGGACCCGATTTCCATGGGCATCACCGCGCGGCTGATCCGCGATCTGTCGGATCGCCTGAAGTGCGCTTCCGTGCTGATCACGCACGACGTCCATGAATCCTTCGCCATCGCGGATCAGGTCTATCTCGTGGGCCAGGGCCGGCTGGCGGCGTCGGGACGCCCGGACGCGCTCTCGGCATCCGACGATCCCTACGTGCGCCAGTTCCTGCGCGGCGAACCGGACGGTCCGGTCGCCTTTCATTATCCCGACACGCCGGCCTTCGACCGCTGGCTGGCCCGACAAGAAGGACGCAGGCCATGA
- a CDS encoding MlaC/ttg2D family ABC transporter substrate-binding protein, with protein sequence MRFYPLTLLQRLCLSGLLGLALAWSAQAQPSPQASPEKVVQDAANQTLQVLKTDGGVRNGDLRRVNEVVNQYILPYVDFQKTTRLAAGRYWRQATPQQREALAEAFKGTLVRTYSGALTRVDNGTNIKVTGSTVDGTDAVVRSTINQSNGQSVGVDYRLEQSSAGWKIYDLNVEGIWLIQNYRNQFAQEINQNGIDGLIKALNQRNAQ encoded by the coding sequence ATGCGGTTCTACCCCCTTACGCTATTGCAACGCCTTTGCCTGAGCGGCCTGCTCGGGCTCGCCCTGGCTTGGTCGGCCCAGGCCCAGCCCAGCCCCCAGGCCTCGCCGGAAAAAGTGGTGCAGGACGCCGCCAACCAGACGCTGCAGGTCCTGAAGACCGACGGCGGCGTCAGGAACGGCGACCTGCGCCGCGTCAACGAGGTGGTTAATCAGTACATCCTGCCCTATGTCGACTTCCAGAAGACCACGCGCCTCGCGGCCGGCCGCTACTGGCGCCAGGCCACGCCGCAGCAGCGCGAAGCCCTGGCGGAGGCCTTCAAGGGCACGCTGGTGCGCACCTACAGCGGCGCGCTGACGCGGGTGGATAACGGGACCAACATCAAGGTAACCGGCTCCACCGTCGACGGCACCGACGCGGTCGTGCGCAGCACGATCAACCAATCGAACGGACAATCGGTCGGCGTGGATTACCGGCTGGAGCAAAGCTCCGCGGGCTGGAAGATCTATGACCTCAACGTCGAAGGCATCTGGCTGATCCAGAATTACCGCAACCAGTTCGCCCAGGAAATCAACCAGAACGGCATCGACGGCCTGATCAAGGCGCTGAACCAGCGCAACGCCCAGTAG
- a CDS encoding BolA family protein: protein MLPTPEQVRQYIAGGLDCEHIDVQGDGSHFDAVIVSSAFEGKRPIARHQLVYAALGDRMKAEIHALSMRTLTPAEYKAGR, encoded by the coding sequence ATGTTGCCGACGCCCGAACAAGTCCGCCAGTACATTGCCGGCGGACTGGACTGTGAACATATCGACGTACAGGGCGACGGATCGCATTTCGATGCGGTCATCGTCAGCAGCGCCTTCGAAGGCAAGCGTCCGATCGCCCGCCACCAGCTGGTCTATGCCGCGCTCGGCGACCGCATGAAGGCCGAGATCCATGCGCTGTCCATGCGCACCCTGACGCCCGCCGAATACAAGGCGGGCCGCTGA
- a CDS encoding chromate transporter: MTGGSALWDLFTVFAPLSFLTVGGGQSVVADIHRQAVDVYGWMNDGQFLDLFALSRITPGPGSLLVTLVGWQVRGILGALVASFAIFVPSTVLIYALARVWQRYNGRLWIRAIETGLAPVAAGMILAASCTILRAAEGGAWAWAVAIASTLLLLRTRVSPFLLLGGGALVFLVALR, from the coding sequence ATGACGGGCGGCTCGGCGCTGTGGGACCTGTTCACCGTCTTCGCCCCCTTGTCTTTCCTGACGGTAGGCGGGGGACAAAGCGTCGTGGCGGACATCCACCGCCAGGCAGTGGATGTCTACGGCTGGATGAACGACGGCCAATTCCTGGACCTGTTCGCCCTGTCGCGCATCACCCCTGGACCGGGGTCGCTGCTGGTCACCCTGGTCGGCTGGCAGGTGCGCGGCATCCTGGGCGCGCTGGTGGCGTCCTTCGCCATCTTCGTGCCCAGCACCGTCCTGATCTATGCCCTGGCCCGCGTCTGGCAGCGCTACAACGGCCGCCTCTGGATCCGGGCGATCGAGACCGGGCTGGCGCCCGTGGCGGCGGGGATGATCCTGGCCGCCTCCTGCACCATCCTGCGCGCGGCCGAGGGCGGCGCCTGGGCCTGGGCGGTCGCCATCGCCTCGACCCTGCTGCTGCTGCGCACCCGGGTCAGCCCGTTTCTGCTGCTGGGCGGCGGGGCGCTGGTCTTCCTGGTCGCGCTGCGCTAG
- the mlaE gene encoding lipid asymmetry maintenance ABC transporter permease subunit MlaE, whose amino-acid sequence MSESSSAPAGPIGRLGGWVTDTVGGIGYFTRFFGALLAKSGIALRRPRLVSQQVHFIGNYSLIIIAVSGMFVGFVLGLQGYYTLRRYGSEESLGLLVALSLVRELGPVVTALLFAGRAGTSLTAEIGLMKAGEQLAAMEVMAVDPMRRVLVPRLWGGIIAMPILAAVFSMVGIMGGWLVGVVLIGVDTGAFWSQMQSGVDVWKDVANGVLKSIVFGVAVTLVALYEGWQARPTPEGVARATTRTVVVGSLAVLALDFLLTALMFGN is encoded by the coding sequence ATGAGCGAATCCAGCTCCGCTCCGGCGGGACCCATCGGCCGCCTGGGCGGATGGGTCACCGATACCGTGGGCGGCATCGGCTACTTCACCCGCTTTTTCGGCGCGCTGCTGGCCAAGAGCGGCATCGCGCTGCGCCGTCCGCGCCTGGTGTCGCAGCAAGTGCATTTCATCGGCAACTATTCCCTCATCATCATCGCGGTGTCGGGTATGTTCGTCGGTTTTGTCCTGGGCTTGCAGGGCTACTACACCCTGCGCCGCTACGGGTCGGAAGAATCCCTGGGCCTGCTGGTCGCCCTGTCGCTGGTGCGCGAACTCGGCCCGGTCGTCACGGCACTGCTGTTCGCCGGCCGGGCGGGGACGTCGCTGACGGCCGAAATCGGCCTGATGAAGGCGGGAGAACAACTGGCGGCAATGGAAGTCATGGCGGTGGACCCGATGCGCCGCGTGCTGGTGCCCCGGCTGTGGGGCGGCATCATCGCCATGCCCATTCTGGCGGCGGTGTTCTCGATGGTCGGCATCATGGGCGGCTGGCTGGTCGGCGTGGTGCTCATCGGGGTGGACACGGGCGCCTTCTGGTCCCAGATGCAAAGCGGGGTGGATGTGTGGAAGGATGTCGCCAACGGGGTGCTGAAAAGCATCGTGTTCGGCGTCGCCGTCACGCTGGTCGCCCTGTACGAGGGCTGGCAGGCCCGTCCCACGCCCGAAGGCGTGGCCCGCGCCACCACCCGAACCGTGGTCGTCGGATCGCTGGCGGTGCTGGCCCTGGATTTCCTGTTGACCGCACTGATGTTTGGCAATTAG
- a CDS encoding chromate transporter — MRPSATSPAPDSPAHAPTLGQIFTAFAKIGLTSFGGGLSGWMLREFVQARRWLSEAEFLSGLALAQAFPGVNVVNLSIWIGFRLRGGRGAFMAALGMIVPPMTTAIILAALFAELSHSPTVHVVLAGIAAAAVGLSLQMGLRAAYRAATGPLPILVMVVVFGTIFIAGLPLLWVVGLMAPVSILLAYLRLRRGGGQP; from the coding sequence GTGCGCCCGTCCGCCACGTCTCCCGCCCCCGACTCGCCCGCGCACGCGCCGACGCTCGGCCAGATCTTCACGGCGTTCGCCAAGATCGGGCTGACCAGCTTCGGCGGCGGCCTGAGCGGCTGGATGCTGCGCGAATTCGTCCAGGCGCGGCGCTGGCTTTCCGAAGCGGAATTCCTGAGCGGACTGGCGCTGGCCCAGGCATTCCCCGGGGTCAATGTGGTGAACCTGTCGATCTGGATCGGCTTTCGCCTGCGCGGCGGGCGCGGCGCCTTCATGGCCGCCCTGGGCATGATCGTCCCGCCGATGACGACCGCCATCATCCTGGCGGCGCTGTTCGCCGAGCTCTCCCATTCCCCCACCGTGCACGTCGTCCTGGCGGGCATTGCCGCCGCCGCGGTCGGGCTGTCCCTGCAAATGGGCCTGCGCGCGGCCTACCGGGCCGCCACCGGCCCGCTGCCCATCCTTGTCATGGTGGTGGTCTTCGGCACCATCTTCATCGCGGGCCTGCCGCTGCTGTGGGTGGTGGGCCTGATGGCGCCGGTATCCATCCTGCTGGCCTATCTGCGCCTGCGCCGCGGCGGGGGACAGCCATGA